A genomic region of Dreissena polymorpha isolate Duluth1 chromosome 4, UMN_Dpol_1.0, whole genome shotgun sequence contains the following coding sequences:
- the LOC127878802 gene encoding uncharacterized protein LOC127878802: MMQIVQGIGFVFSYSAKRLEAFTSELSEDQVTREQMEGRQKLKTLCETRWMSRAEALTTFVKAFSVVIHALEHPENDGDVKAGEHVRAILRFEFILTLDTCDHVDMDLIEAVREAGVITSILRAELQDDAVFDALFEKAVNIAAEFNIHASVPRQNPNQRNRANYAIRDPLTYWRIALFNVFVDHLVGEITERVLINQERFCAQLLLSTRLDNLNDEQMNQIYTSYESDIDSTRDAFAGEVWRWKVRWNNNVQKPDTLIDTLDVTPKAAYPAIHRVLAILLTMPATSASCERSFSSMRRIKSHMRSTKSGERLSDLGLLHIHRETDVSIDEIINTFAWVKCRIIDFM, encoded by the exons ATGATGCAAATCGTTCAGGGTATTGGATTTGTCTTCTCCTACTCCGCAAAACGATTAGAAGCGTTCACCTCCGAGCTGTCAGAAGATCAAGTAACACGTGAACAAATGGAAGGTCGTCAGAAGCTGAAGACGCTCTGTGAAACACGTTGGATGAGCCGGGCAGAAGCACTGACGACGTTCGTAAAGGCTTTCAGTGTTGTGATCCATGCCCTCGAACATCCTGAGAATGATGGTGACGTGAAAGCTGGGGAACATGTACGGGCTATACTGAGATTTGAGTTCATCCTCACTCTTGACACTTGTGACCAC GTCGACATGGACTTGATAGAGGCTGTGCGAGAAGCTGGAGTTATAACAAGCATTCTTCGTGCTGAGCTACAAGATGATGCGGTGTTTGATGCGCTCTTCGAGAAAGCTGTAAATATAGCGGCCGAATTCAAT ATCCATGCAAGTGTACCTCGTCAAAATCCCAATCAGCGGAACAGGGCAAACTACGCTATACGAGATCCGTTGACATACTGGCGGATTGCCTTGTTCAACGTCTTTGTCGATCACCTTGTTGGAGAGATCACAGAAAGGGTGCTCATCAACCAGGAAAGGTTCTGTGCGCAGCTACTTCTGTCAACAAGGTTGGATAACCTGAATGATGAACAGATGAATCAAATCTACACGAGTTATGAAAGCGACATAGACTCGACTAGAGATGCATTTGCGGGCGAAGTTTGGCGCTGGAAGGTACGGTGGAACAACAACGTTCAGAAGCCAGACACTCTTATCGATACTCTGGATGTTACACCAAAGGCAGCATACCCGGCTATACACCGTGTACTAGCAATCCTGCTCACAATGCCAGCTACCTCAGCCTCGTGTGAGCGTTCCTTCAGTTCTATGCGACGTATCAAATCGCACATGAGAAGCACCAAGTCTGGCGAAAGGCTGTCTGATTTAGGACTCCTACACATTCACAGAGAAACGGATGTTTCGATCGATGAAATCATCAACACATTTGCCTGGGTTAAGTGTAGaattattgattttatgtaa